A DNA window from Ictalurus furcatus strain D&B chromosome 22, Billie_1.0, whole genome shotgun sequence contains the following coding sequences:
- the tbx3b gene encoding T-box transcription factor TBX3, with the protein MAYHAPFFPLLGCGRPLMEQITGSSIIISSPSSSSSSIHHHLQHLEKEEEEEEEEEEPVVRLEGLELWRQFHRIGTEMVITKSGRRMFPPLRVRCSGLDRRASYVLLMDIVSSDGCRYKFHHSRWTVAGKADPELPKRMYVHPESPASGEHWMSRVVTFHKLKLTNNISDKHGFTILNSMHKYQPRLHVARADDLLKLPYSAFRTFLFPETEFIAVTAYQNDKITQLKIDNNPFAKGFRDTGNGRREKRKPVMLQFKARDVEQNKDGGSSDNLSSDRPGHFLQVPTIATSTLKDLCESDSESDAELESSNHPSKLDSRETSTTSHQLKDIRPIRGSTTDKRSIEKHVLDLNAVPLHAEHLTRTLGECFLHRCCFAGHQLLAGARRTSRFLPNQNCVNFWTAGAPAAGESIRGCSYGATETSHRGILGNFPLGLQQPETTSQALIISHCYPYNCMLAAPWTQRVPAPAVSHRPRCTPYPLPHASHTHPLQPKRHATARLEPESKVSRGQRSPTPPSS; encoded by the exons ATGGCGTACCATGCACCGTTTTTTCCTCTGCTGGGGTGTGGGAGGCCTCTGATGGAGCAGATCACTGGGAGCAGCATCATCATCTCCAgcccttcatcttcatcatcatctattCATCATCACCTCCAGCATttggagaaagaggaagaggaggaggaggaggaggaagagccGGTGGTGCGCCTGGAGGGCCTGGAGCTGTGGAGGCAGTTCCACCGGATCGGCACTGAGATGGTCATCACAAAGTCAGGGag GCGGATGTTTCCTCCGTTGCGTGTGCGCTGCAGCGGTTTGGACCGGAGAGCGAGCTATGTGCTGCTGATGGACATCGTGTCGTCGGACGGCTGCAGGTACAAGTTTCATCACTCGCGCTGGACGGTGGCGGGAAAAGCCGACCCGGAGCTGCCCAAGCGCATGTACGTTCACCCGGAGAGCCCGGCCTCCGGAGAGCACTGGATGTCCCGAGTGGTGACGTTTCACAAGCTGAAACTGACCAACAACATCTCGGATAAACACGGATTT ACCATTTTGAACTCCATGCATAAATACCAGCCGCGGCTGCACGTGGCGAGAGCTGATGATCTCCTCAAACTTCCCTACAGTGCGTTTAGGACCTTCCTGTTTCCTGAGACCGAGTTCATCGCCGTCACTGCTTACCAGAACGACAAG ATAACGCAGCtgaaaatcgataataatccgTTCGCGAAGGGATTCCGGGACACGGGAAACGGGAGGAGGGAGAaaag AAAACCTGTAATGCTGCAGTTCAAGGCCAGAGATGTGGAGCAGAATAAAGACGGCGGATCCTCAGATAATTTGTCCTCCGATCGTCCCGGCCATTTCCTCCAAGTTCCAACTATCGCAACGTCCACATTGAAAG ATCTCTGCGAGAGTGACAGTGAGAGTGACGCAGAATTGGAGAGCTCGAACCATCCGTCCAAACTGGACTCCAGAGAAACCTCCACCACCAGCCACCAGCTGAAAGACATTCGGCCAATCAGAGGCAGCACGACAGATAAACGTAGCATTGAGAAGCACGTGTTAGACCTGAACGCCGTCCCTCTGCATGCTGAACACCTCACACGGACTCTGGGCGAGTGTTTCCTTCATCGCTGCTGCTTTGCAGGACACCAGCTCCTCGCCGGCGCGAGAAGAACGTCTCGCTTTCTGCCAAACCAGAACTGTGTGAACTTCTGGACGGCTGGCGCACCAGCTGCTGGAGAAAGCATCAGGGGCTGCAGCTACGGCGCCACGGAGACTTCACACCGGGGCATTCTGGGAAATTTCCCACTGGGCCTTCAGCAACCTGAAACCACCTCGCAG gcTCTGATCATCTCTCACTGTTACCCGTATAACTGTATGCTGGCGGCTCCGTGGACTCAGCGAGTGCCCGCTCCTGCTGTGAGCCACCGGCCTCGCTGTACACCGTACCCGCTCCCAcacgcctcacacacacacccgctgCAGCCCAAACGCCACGCTACCGCCCGACTCGAGCCCGAGAGCAAAGTCagcaggggtcagaggtcaccgACGCCACCTTCCAGCTAA